Proteins from a single region of Undibacterium sp. KW1:
- a CDS encoding rod shape-determining protein — MKNLKSGECISEVPELAISAPPDQKILGVGAAARSSIVGKTGAVVLNPFAHPRSLVSDFTVAQQLIKAFVKRVKSSSAMAMSPIIIFHPLGNPDGGFTR; from the coding sequence GTGAAGAATCTTAAATCTGGAGAGTGCATTTCAGAAGTGCCGGAACTGGCGATCAGTGCGCCACCTGATCAAAAGATACTGGGTGTTGGCGCTGCGGCGCGGTCTTCGATAGTGGGAAAAACCGGTGCCGTTGTGCTTAATCCTTTTGCTCATCCTCGCTCACTGGTATCTGATTTTACCGTGGCACAGCAACTCATCAAGGCCTTTGTTAAGCGCGTCAAGTCCAGTTCTGCCATGGCGATGAGTCCCATCATCATCTTCCACCCACTCGGTAACCCTGACGGCGGTTTTACCAGGTAG